A segment of the Parasynechococcus marenigrum WH 8102 genome:
TGATCGTTTGCCAGGCCATGCCGGCGGCACTGGCGTTGAGATCACCGATCAGCACAAAAGCCTTGGCAGCACCGGTCACCGCAGCGGTGTACTCGGCATTGGCCGACACCTTGCTGCGATACCAGTCGCTCACCTGATCACGCTGGGCCTTGCTCAGAAACGGCGGTGCCCCCACCAGATAGGCATCAAGCACCAGCATCGGGCTGGGCACGCTCTGGCCGGGATGCTTGAGCGCAAACCAGGCCTGGCCGATTGAGGCCGCATCGGGCCAATGGCAGAGGATCGCGGCGTCCTGACTGTCGAGTGAACGCTGCGCCGCCAGCGCATCAATGCGTTCGAGCAATTCCGGACCAGTGACCGGCGGCTCGGTGCGGGAGTGTTCAGCCCGGGCTTCATTGATCGCCTCAGCCACCGCCGCTTCGTTCTGCCCCAACTGCTGCAGAGCCCGCTTGAGGTTGGCATCGGCATCGGCGGGACTGGTCAAGGGTGATCGCGCAGGGGTGAATCCACGATGTCATTGATGATCATCTCGTCGTCGCAGGCGAGCCCCATCCCACGACGCTGTCGACAGGATGTCTCTCAGCTGATCAAGAACAGCTTGCTTTTGATCATTCCAAGCCCCCTGCTTCACAGTGATCAGATACTCATGTTGAACGCCAGTTCCCCTGATGCGTGAAGCTGCAATCGCCAGGTCGTCGTAACCAAGTGGGAAAGCAGCATCGGGAGACAACCCGAGAATGCCCTCAGAAACGAACAGAAGAAAATCAAACAGCACCGGGCTGAAGTATTCGTCGTCCGGATTCAGGTCACCGCACGACACCATCTGGTCTCTGGTCTGCGGCGTATAGGTCACAAACGAGAAGCACAACGGATGGCCCGTGTCCTGCAGGTACAAACCTCTGAAACGCTGGCGACTCATCGGTGGGATTCCGGATTCATGCCAGGCCTTTGAGCCACATCACTGCTGGCGGGCTGCTTCATCACGTCAGGGCCAAGGTTGAGATCAGGCTTCAGCCGCAGCGCCATCCACAGAAGCATGGCGGCACACTCCTCATCTGTGGGGCCGTAGTCGTATTGCCAATCCTTCACAGTCGCCACGAGCTCCTGCTGGGCATGGCGAATGAATTCATCAGTCCATTCCTGCATCCCCTTGCCCTCCACTCAGCGCAAGGCATCAGCGCAAAGCAGACGCCATCTCAATCTTGATCAAGCTCGTCCTCTGGGACATAGAAGGGTTCATCCATTCCGGGCTCATTGTTCTGCAGAACAAAATCTTTCAAACAATCATCGCTTTCAAACACAAACAGATCGTCCTGTTCAGGATGCACACCCTGCATCTCGGGATGGCGATTCACAAGACGCGTGATCTTGCGGCGCTCCCGCACAAATCCCGATCCCTTTTCAACCAGATAAACCAACAAAGCCAGGTCGACCAACACAAGAGTGACCATTTCCAATATCTGCATCAAGCGCGAACCATCACTGAAATGACCCTAGCGAGAGAGCCATGAATGGCACTCAGCACAAACGCCTGAAACCACAACAAACAACTACCGGCTCAACGTGAACCCGCGAACCAGGGCCAGCGCAGACCCGCCGCCTCCAGGGGATTCATCACCAGTTTGTTGAGGGCCCGGCCGAGCACCACCTGCGGTTCATCCGGGCGAACCGGAATCACCCGGTGTTCGCCGGAGACTGTTCCGCGCACAACCCCGCGCCGCAGCAGCGAATTGGCCGCCTCCAGCCCGCACACATAGGCCCGCTCCTGACAAAGGCCCTTGGCGCCATGCTCCCGCTCCCCCATGCGCACCCAGTCGCCGGCGCACACCACCGTCGCAAGCGATGTCTCCAGCGGCGGGCGTTGCTGAAAGCTGCCGGGAGAAAACAACGACACCGATCCCGGATAACGCCGCACCTCCTGATCCACCACCTGCGCATGGCGGAAGGCCGGTTGCACCTGCGGCAGCAACTGCTGCATCAAGGCATCAACGATCTCCTGATCGCTCTGCTCAGCAATGGCACTGGCGTTGTAGAAGTCGCTGGCGATCACTGACCCCTGCACCGCCTGATCCCCCCACAGGGCCTGCTCGTTGTCGGCCTGCAGTTGATCCAGCATGAAGAAGGTGGCGCCGGCCCCCTTCAAGGCCGCGAAACGGGAGAAGACATTGGCGGGATCGTCAACGGCAATGGAGCGATCCAGCCACAGCCGCACCGACACCACATCGATCGCGCCGAGTCCACCAGCCCGCGCCAGCTCCGGTGCCAAGGCAGCGCACTCCGCCGATCTGGCCATCAGAGACCCCATGCCTCGGGCCCCCACCGCCAGCACCACGGCATCCACGTCGTCGATCAAACCCGTCTCGCCTGTCGCCAGCGATCGCGTTTCCAGCGAGTCAGTGGCACCGGTGGGGGAGACGTTCAAACGTGAAGCAAACGTGCCGCCCAGGACCTGCAGCTGATGCGAATCGCAAAGACGGCGGCTCAGGGGGGCAAGCAGTTGCTCACCGATGCTCTTGCACTTGATCCAGCGCACATCAAAGGAATCCTGGTGCGCCAGGGCGTAGTAGTAGAGCAGCTCCATCGTCACCGCCGCCGACAGCTCCTCCGGTGGCTTGAACAGTCCCACCAGCAGGATCGGCCGCAGGAACTCGTTGATCATCCGCTCGCTGATCCGCAGTTGCCGGAACAGCGTGAGCGCATCAAGGGCGTCGTAGCGCTCATACACCGCAGGGCTGCGGTTCAGATCGAGCATTGCCACCAGCAGTCCGGCGATGCTGAGTCGATCGGCTACCGGCAGGCGCTTGAAATTGTTGATCGTGGCGAAGGCCTGCCCCAGCGGACTGGGCAACTGCGGGCCATCACCAAATACCGGTGCCGTGGCCTCCAACCCCTGGGGCGACCAGAAGGCACTGCTGGTGAACGGGGTGAACACATCGCTCAGCCCGAGTTCGTCGCAGAGCGCATTGATGTTGGGGTAATCCCGCCAGAACCCGCGGGTGCCGGCTTCAAACGGCTTACCGCTGGCGGTGGTCAGCGGCGTGCTGCCGGTGGGATCCGCCAGGCCATCCACAAGGGTGACGCGCACCCCGGCTTCACAGAGCGCTTTGGCGGCACCCCATCCGCCCCAGCCGGCACCAACCACCACCACATGCGAAGGGTTGGCCGCCGATTGCTGCTGCACCGCCATCCCTGACCCCGCCACCGCTGAAGGCCGACAAGCTAGGCAGGGTTCACCCTGGCCCCGAAGCCGCTGCCCTGATGTTGCGTGCCCTGCTGCTGATCCTCGGCCTCTGCATCAGCAGCACCAGCGCAGCCGCCGCACCGGTGAGCCGCGACGACCCGGAATCCGCCGATCCCGGCCAAGCCGCCATCTCCACCGCCGCAGGTGATGCGGTGGTCGTTACCGCCAACCCCCGAGCCAGCCGGGCAGCTGTGGCAGTACTTAAGGCCGGTGGTTCGGCAGTGGATGCCCTGGTGAGCGCCCAGGCGGTGCTGGCCGTGGTGGAACCGCAGAGTTCCGGCCTGGCCGGTGGTGGTTTTCTGATGCACTGGGATGCCCGGCAGCAACAGCTGCAGGTGCTCGATGGCCGTGAGGTCGCCCCCCTGAGCAGCCGTCCGGACGATCTGCTGCAGCCCTCCGGCGAACCGCTGCCCTGGCGCGAGGCCACCAGCCGCCCGCAGGCCATCGGTGTGCCTGGCACCGTGGCTCTGCTCTGGGACGTCCATCAACAGCACGGTCGCCTGCCCTGGGCCACCACGTTGCAGCCGGCCATCCGTCTTGCCCGTGATGGGTTCCGCCCCAGCCCCCGCCTGCGCCGTTCCATCGGCATCGCCCAACGCATCGGCGTGGACCACAGCCCGGCGTTTCAGGCGCTGTATCTGCCCGGCGGCCAACCGCCTCCGGCCAACCGGCCCTTCCGCAATCCGGCCCTGGCCCGCACCCTGGAGCTTCTGGCCAAGGACGGCGGTCCGTCCTTTTACAACGGCGAACTGGCCCAGCAGATCCTTGCCGGGATGGCTGCCCTGCAGACCGACCAGCCCGACTTCCGCGGCTGGAGCCCTGCCGATCTGGCTGGGTACGCCGTGGTTCAGCGCTCACCGCTCTGCCACCGGCTGCGCAGCTACCGGCTCTGCACGGTGCCGCCACCAAGCAGCGGCGGGCTGGCGGTGTTGCAAACCCTGGCACTGCTGAACCAGAGCAACGCATTAAGCGGCCCTGCCGATCCGCAGACCTGGCGGCTGCTGGCGCGAGCCCAGGCCTGGGCCGATGCCGATCGCCTCTACTGGGTGCACGACCCCAAGGATGGGGCCATTCCGACAGGCCCCTTGCTGGATCCCGTCTACATCCAGTCCCGCGCCATTGCCCTGCAGACCTCCCCCGCGGCTCGCCCGACTCCGGGGCTGCCCCCTGGCCTGGCGGCCTACCCCTACGCGCTGCCGGAGCAAAGCCGCGAACAGGGCACCACCCATCTGGCGATCGTCGATGGCGAGGGAAACCTCGCTGCTTACACCAGCTCGGTGGAAACGGTCTTCGGCAGCCGCCATCTCGTGGCGGGAATGGTGCTGAACAACCAGCTCACCGACTTCGCCTTCCGCCCCAGCATCAACGGCCAGCCAGTGGCAAACCGGCGCCGGCCCGGTCGTCGGCCGGTGTCGTCGATGGCTCCGATGATCGTGTTCGAGCGGGGGCAACCGCTGCTGTCGGTCGGCAGTCCCGGCGGACGCAGCATCCCCCACGTGCTCAGCCGCGTGCTGCTGGCCTCCCTGATCTGGCGTGAGCCACCGGCACGGGCCGTCGGGCTGCCGCATCTGTCGCGGCGCCGCAATGGATTGGTGCTGGAACAGGATCCGCCCCTCCCCTGGCCCGTTGCCCTCGACCAACTCACTCCCGGTGATCAACCGATCCGTAGCCAACGCCTGGGCAGCGGCACCGCCCTGCTGCAGAAGATCAACGGTCGCTGGCACGGAGCAGCCGACCCCCGCCGGGAGGGCACGGCCCTGTCAGCTGACTGACGAATCCCAGCAGGATGGTGTTCCAAATGTGCGCTGCTGATGAAGAGCTTCGAGGACACGGACCCACGGCCCTACGACCGCCACCGCTACCGGGTGCAGTTCCGCGATGGCTCGTTCAAGGACACCGGCAGCTACGCCGAAGCCACCGATCTCTGGTACTCAAGTCGGATCAAGCCACGGGTGATTGAGGTTCTGCCCGCCACCAAACCATCCCGCCCGCGTGGCGGCTTCGGCTGACGCTTCAGTCGAGCGAAAACTCTCCGCGAAGAGCTCGCGCATCCTGAATGCGCTGCTCCTTTGCCAAAAGACGCAGCCGCGTGTTGAGCCAGAAGCGCAACCGATCGGACAACACCGACTTGTTCAGCAGCGCATCCGAAGGCTCAGGTTCACCGAAGGGAATCGTCACTGCAGCTCCACCCCTTTGCCCCGGTAGAAGGCGAAGCGTTCACGGATCGATTCCGCGTCTGGCTTGGGGGTGTCGTAAGCCCAAACGGCGTTGCGGATCACCTGATCGCCAACCACCACATCCCAGTAGCGAGCCGTGCCTTTCCATCCACAGACCGTGGTGTGATCGGACGCTCGGAACAACCCCTCTGCCATGGCAGAGCGGGGGAAATAGGGGTTCCCATCCACCATCACGATGTCGTCGCTGTCAGCCAGCACCGTGCCGTTAAAGATCGCCTGCATGATCTGGCGCAGTTCGTCGTCGGTCGCAGGCTAGAAAATCTGTACCGGAATCAGTTGTATTCCCCAGGCGTCTCCTGCTTGGACACCGTCACCCGCCCCACCCTGTTGCCGGAGAACCGCAGCAATTCATCCCCGCTGAAGGAGTAGCCCAGCCCGCCGGCGATCTTGGCGACATCATCGGCTGTTGATGCCGCCAGCACTGACTGCTTCAGGGCTTCGTCGTCCTGCAGACGCAGCAGGAAGCCTTTCAGTTGATCGAGAGCCATCGCCCGCCTCAGCGAAGGGGCGTGAACCGTAAACGACGGCTCAGGACGCGATCGACAGGTCCGAACCGTCATCGATCTGCAAGTGAGTCGTCAGACAAGTGGTGACACAGGTCTGGTCATGGATGTCGCAGGCACTGATGCAGACGAAATACTCATCGAGAGCTTGCCACCGTTCGCCGATGGATTGGTGTTGATGTTCCTGCTTGAGTGAGTACATCTGATTCTTGCGAGTGCGACACCTTTACGAGCAGCTTTGATGGCTCGTCAATAAAAACATTGCGGAGAATAAAATACTTAGGGGAATAATCTCAGGAAGAAATACTTATCCGGATCGTGAACAAGCCTTGCCGCCGGTTGTCATCTGGGCGACAAACCACAAGAGTGAAATCAGCGCATGGACGAGGTCATGGAATTCAAAAGCCGCATCTTTGCCAACTCACAAGGTCAAACAATCGACGCCGTTGGCAACGGCCGGTACCTGGTCTGCCATCAGACCAGCTGCGTCATGGTGAAAGGCTGGCGCCAGGCCCAGATCGCCTTGAAACGCCAGGAGTCACCGATGGCATGAAGCAGGGCGAGCCCCCCCCTCCGGACGTCTGGCCTCAGAGGGTCTGCCAGGTGCTGGTGAGCCACTGGGGAGCAACGCTCCACCAGACTGCGACAGCTACAAAAATGGCCATCAATCCAATGAGGCTGGTGATCAGCGTTTCTTCGCGCTGAGCATTGGACGTGACTTTTCTGACTTTTCCCAAGGATCGATCGGTCTCTGCTGCTGGTGTAGGTCGGCAGAAACCGATCGTCATCGGTGAAAACACCGACCGTTCAATAGACGCCGAAGACGTCAGAGGAAGTCGAAGTTGTCCTCATCATCCTCATATTCATTGGACTGAATCCACAAAGCCGCCACAGGAAAGATCAAACATCCCGCAAGAAGAATTTCCATCGATCAAAAAAGCTTTGAACAATAAAAACCCAAATTGACTGCTTCAAGGATATCGGTAACAACGGCCCCCTTAATCACTCAACATGGTTGCGGATGATTCAAACCCTCCCGATTAGCAGATTCACTTAAACGGCCTGCAACGAATCAACCGATACGTTTTTATGATCGATCAAAACAGATAATTGAAATGTCTTTTCAACGCTTCAACCGATGGAACTGTTTGCACTGGCCATCATCGTTGGCATCAGCGGAGGCCTTGCCGCCCGCTTGACCCCACGCAAAGGCTGAACCATGTACACCCTCACCGCTGCCCTTGTGACTGCTGGGTTGATTGGCTTGTTCAGTCCAATCATTGCCCTGTTCTGAGTCATCCACATTCAGCAAAGAAAGGTTTAAAACCGTCCTTGCACAAGGCGAAAGTCCCAATCCGTGAATGGGGCTCGCAGCTTCACCAACTCCTGATAAGCGGGGCTTTTGTAAAAATCGATGCCGTCCTGGAGGGTTTTGCCCTTGCAGGCCGTCACCACCGTCAAGCCCCCCATCACCTTCCACCAGCAAGGTATTGCGCTGGCGAACGAGATACTCGCAGCCCCACTCCTCCATCAAGGCATCCGCTTTTTCGATGTAGCCCTTCATGGCTGGGTCGGCCTTGGTCGTTCCCTCTTCATCGCTGGCCAGTCACCGGTGCCTTAGCCAGCGAAAGCTGGGCACTGCTCCTGCAGTGGACCGAGTGAGCGCCAACAACAACGCACCAATCAGGGCCAGATTCATGAAGAAGCCGCTATCCACTGGAAAGGTGTGAAAAATCAGTGTGGTGGGCACGAGAAACACCAGCAGCAGCGACGACCCAAGCCGGGTGTTCTCTCCGAATACAAAACGACCGATCCGAAGATCAAACAGGTGATGGCACCGGCCAGGAGACATCCAGCCAAGGGTTCGGCAATCCCTTTTGAAGCGATCACATCAACCGTTCCGCTGAAATCCGTCAGTTTTCCGGGAACGGCTTTGACAAACAACGCGGCCATCAAAACGCGACCGAGCCAATCGAGCAGGATCTGAGGGGTCATGTCCAGTTTTTCCAGATAAAACGCTCGTCCCAATCTCCCCTGACGGCCCGGATGAATGCATCCTCCGACTCATCGGTCATGAAGCAATACGCAATCACCTTGTTGTCGTCGTCTTTGATCGCCAGAACATTATCCGCCGGTGGAGACGTGGCTGACGAGAAAATTTTGCCGTCTCTCAGGATGAAGCGATGCATCGTCTTCAAACAGGGATTTCTTCAACCTAGCCACGCAAATCGAACGTGAATGTGACGACACAAACCAAAGTATTCGTCAGGGCGCCCTGTCAGAGCTGGACAACGCGATACCGGGGCACTAAGACATAAATGTCGTCACCACGACACAGCGTTCACTTCGCATTCCGCGGAGCGCAGCTCGACTCAGGCCATGGAACGGGGGTCTGGGCTTGCTTCCTTTGGCTGCGATGACAACCATGGTTTGGAACGGATCAGCTTTTGGCCCTCAGGATCGTGAGGCCGCCAAACGTGAGGCGCTGGTACGGCGTCTTGAGTCAGCCTTAGCAGGTCCTGATGGGCAGCACTCGGCCCAATACCGCGGCACGGCATACCTGCGCCGAAACGGCTTTTCGGCTGTGCGCTAACCGATCAGGCCGAAGTGATGCTTTCAATAGCATCAGCGGATCGCTGGTCTGACCCCATGCCCACCACCGCGACAACGTTTGAAGAGTTCAGGCAGCGGGTCGACTACTCGCTGCTACAAGCCCTGAAGCCTGATCCTGAGGCGACATCGGACGGCAACGACCACCGCCCCAGGCCAGTGTTCTCAGGCCACTGGGTGCCCGTGAGGCCAACACCCATTCCAGAACCGAAATATGTCGCCCACAGTTTCATTCTGTTCGCGGAACTTGGGATCAGTGATGACCTCGCCCACAACAGCGACTTCACCCGACTGTTTTCTGGCGATGCCTCGGTCGCAGCCGAACCGATGCACTCCTGGGGATGGGCCACCGGCTATGCCCTGTCGATCTACGGCACCGAATACATCCAGCAGTGTCCTTTCGGCACGGGCAACGGCTATGGCGACGGCCGTGCGATGTCGATCGTTGAAGGTGTTTTTGAGGGGCAGCGCTGGGAGATGCAACTGAAGGGCGGCGGACCGACCCCCTACTGCCGTGGCGCCGATGGCCGGGCCGTGCTCCGCTCCAGCGTCCGCGAATTCCTGGCCCAGGAGTTCATGCATGCCCTTGGCGTTCCCACCTCCCGTTCGCTCACCCTGTATCGATCTGAAGCCGAAACGGTGCGACGCCCCTGGTACTCCGACCACTCGCGCTCCTTTGATCCAGACGTGATGGTCGACAACCAGGCCGCCATCAGCACCCGGGTGGCGCCGTCGTTTCTACGGGTGGGGCAGATCGAACTGTTTGCTCGCCGCGCTCGCGACAACGCTCACCCCAACGCCCACGACGAGCTGCGGCTGATTGTGCAGCACCTGATCGACCGCAATTACCGCGCTGAGATTGATGCAACGCTGCCCTTCCATCAGCAGGTGCTTGAGCTGGCGCGACTGTTCCGCGGTCGACTCACCGCCTTGGTCGCCAACTGGATGCGGGTCGGCTACTGCCAGGGCAACTTCAACAGCGACAACTGCGCCGCCGGCGGTTACACCCTCGACTACGGCCCCTTCGGCTTCTGCGAATTGTTTGATCCACGCTTCCAACCCTGGACCGGTGGTGGGGCCCACTTCTCCTTTTTCAACCAGCCGGCAGCAGCGGAGGCCAACTACCGGATGTTCTGGAGATCCCTGCGCACCCTGCTGGAGGGAGATGACGCTGCCCAGCGCGAGCTCGATCAACTGAACGAAGGGTTTGCCGTGGCGATGCAGCAGCAACTGGAGGCGATGTGGGCCAGCAAGCTGGCGCTCCCTGCTTACGACGAAACCCTGGTGACAGAACTGTTGCAGCTGTTGGTTGCCGCCAAAGCCGATTACACCAAGGCGTTCCGCCTGCTCTCAACCATTCCCGACCATGTCGCCGAGCTGCATCCGAGCTTCTACCTGCCCAGTTCGGAAGACC
Coding sequences within it:
- a CDS encoding protein adenylyltransferase SelO family protein translates to MPTTATTFEEFRQRVDYSLLQALKPDPEATSDGNDHRPRPVFSGHWVPVRPTPIPEPKYVAHSFILFAELGISDDLAHNSDFTRLFSGDASVAAEPMHSWGWATGYALSIYGTEYIQQCPFGTGNGYGDGRAMSIVEGVFEGQRWEMQLKGGGPTPYCRGADGRAVLRSSVREFLAQEFMHALGVPTSRSLTLYRSEAETVRRPWYSDHSRSFDPDVMVDNQAAISTRVAPSFLRVGQIELFARRARDNAHPNAHDELRLIVQHLIDRNYRAEIDATLPFHQQVLELARLFRGRLTALVANWMRVGYCQGNFNSDNCAAGGYTLDYGPFGFCELFDPRFQPWTGGGAHFSFFNQPAAAEANYRMFWRSLRTLLEGDDAAQRELDQLNEGFAVAMQQQLEAMWASKLALPAYDETLVTELLQLLVAAKADYTKAFRLLSTIPDHVAELHPSFYLPSSEDLDQRWQTWLQRWRERITANGDLEETSAAMRRVNPAITWREWLIAPAYQQAEQGDNSLVLELQTLFSSPYSAPSTELAARYDQLRPQQFFSAGGIAHYSCSS
- a CDS encoding DUF427 domain-containing protein, with the protein product MQAIFNGTVLADSDDIVMVDGNPYFPRSAMAEGLFRASDHTTVCGWKGTARYWDVVVGDQVIRNAVWAYDTPKPDAESIRERFAFYRGKGVELQ
- a CDS encoding gamma-glutamyltransferase family protein encodes the protein MLRALLLILGLCISSTSAAAAPVSRDDPESADPGQAAISTAAGDAVVVTANPRASRAAVAVLKAGGSAVDALVSAQAVLAVVEPQSSGLAGGGFLMHWDARQQQLQVLDGREVAPLSSRPDDLLQPSGEPLPWREATSRPQAIGVPGTVALLWDVHQQHGRLPWATTLQPAIRLARDGFRPSPRLRRSIGIAQRIGVDHSPAFQALYLPGGQPPPANRPFRNPALARTLELLAKDGGPSFYNGELAQQILAGMAALQTDQPDFRGWSPADLAGYAVVQRSPLCHRLRSYRLCTVPPPSSGGLAVLQTLALLNQSNALSGPADPQTWRLLARAQAWADADRLYWVHDPKDGAIPTGPLLDPVYIQSRAIALQTSPAARPTPGLPPGLAAYPYALPEQSREQGTTHLAIVDGEGNLAAYTSSVETVFGSRHLVAGMVLNNQLTDFAFRPSINGQPVANRRRPGRRPVSSMAPMIVFERGQPLLSVGSPGGRSIPHVLSRVLLASLIWREPPARAVGLPHLSRRRNGLVLEQDPPLPWPVALDQLTPGDQPIRSQRLGSGTALLQKINGRWHGAADPRREGTALSAD
- a CDS encoding DoxX family membrane protein — encoded protein: MTPQILLDWLGRVLMAALFVKAVPGKLTDFSGTVDVIASKGIAEPLAGCLLAGAITCLIFGSVVLYSERTPGLGRRCCWCFSCPPH
- a CDS encoding DUF7441 family protein, which encodes MKSFEDTDPRPYDRHRYRVQFRDGSFKDTGSYAEATDLWYSSRIKPRVIEVLPATKPSRPRGGFG
- a CDS encoding Nif11-like leader peptide family natural product precursor, translating into MALDQLKGFLLRLQDDEALKQSVLAASTADDVAKIAGGLGYSFSGDELLRFSGNRVGRVTVSKQETPGEYN
- a CDS encoding hydroxysqualene dehydroxylase, which gives rise to MAVQQQSAANPSHVVVVGAGWGGWGAAKALCEAGVRVTLVDGLADPTGSTPLTTASGKPFEAGTRGFWRDYPNINALCDELGLSDVFTPFTSSAFWSPQGLEATAPVFGDGPQLPSPLGQAFATINNFKRLPVADRLSIAGLLVAMLDLNRSPAVYERYDALDALTLFRQLRISERMINEFLRPILLVGLFKPPEELSAAVTMELLYYYALAHQDSFDVRWIKCKSIGEQLLAPLSRRLCDSHQLQVLGGTFASRLNVSPTGATDSLETRSLATGETGLIDDVDAVVLAVGARGMGSLMARSAECAALAPELARAGGLGAIDVVSVRLWLDRSIAVDDPANVFSRFAALKGAGATFFMLDQLQADNEQALWGDQAVQGSVIASDFYNASAIAEQSDQEIVDALMQQLLPQVQPAFRHAQVVDQEVRRYPGSVSLFSPGSFQQRPPLETSLATVVCAGDWVRMGEREHGAKGLCQERAYVCGLEAANSLLRRGVVRGTVSGEHRVIPVRPDEPQVVLGRALNKLVMNPLEAAGLRWPWFAGSR